The Chryseolinea soli genome contains a region encoding:
- a CDS encoding CHAT domain-containing protein, whose protein sequence is MKRISFGIALFLLYFSASAQILQNIKNKAKSLNTKENREKVVNAVMSDMEAARSKFDSTDFDYAILLSDNSGLFDVKEKGENAARVTTLMSFGTSYVKNNEMADVDKARFQLDMGEMFYANAKFSIAEKRFASAKTIYEQGSLTDDLGYLKTLSNQGLLYATMGRFTQAEDFTKDALEKRKAKFGDNNMSVAASLNNYAVLKYNLARYNESEKDFQSAVGIMKGKALTAVMPYAIVLNNEAMLFQAVGRYPEAEAVLKEAIAIAEKLQSSKSKNHLKFLSNLALLYRQMGKYPEAEAIYAGMEKRLGKNNPDYASMLNNQAALYMVMGKEDKVEDLLKKSAAIYKSSFGEENPAYAKATSDLGNFYRYKARYTDAEPLLEKALTIRETTLGKTHPLYVQSQEDLAILAWKKKAWDRAFMTYRDVMDKSLDFVNNYFPPMSEAEKTKYWDVLSPRFQRFYNFATEASVENPAVVQDLYDYQIATKALLLNSTNKVKQSILSSKDAALIKDYLTWLDQKETLARLYAYSKEELSLQKINLDSMQRATNAMEKKLSERSAEFSAGYSAQKMSYKQIKNLLTDAEAVVEIIRVQKYDQAFTPDSKYLALVLTKTSEMPNLVVLDNGQQLDTRYAKFYRNAIQQHAADEYSYDQYWARIEPALTGKKMIYISPDGSYNQLNLNTMKKPDGDYVINRYDLVIVGNSKDLIALKARKQKTIKKNATLLGFPDYGGTSIAALPGTKVEIDGITKILKTNTWQIKTFTQKTATEANLKSIKGPALMHIATHGYFLQDVESSGSAFGVNLENANNNPLLRSGLMLAGAASTVSGTRMPNLESNDNGILTAYEAMNLNLEGTDLVVLSACETGLGDVKSGEGVYGLQRAFLVAGADALIMSLWKVDDAATQQLMTNFYTNWIKLGNKQKAFKQAQLQLMTKYKEPYYWGAFVMMGL, encoded by the coding sequence ATGAAGCGCATTTCCTTTGGCATAGCCCTCTTTCTTTTATATTTCTCCGCTTCCGCCCAAATCCTTCAGAACATAAAAAACAAGGCTAAGAGCCTGAACACAAAAGAGAACCGCGAAAAAGTGGTGAACGCCGTGATGAGCGACATGGAAGCCGCCCGCTCCAAATTCGACTCCACCGATTTTGACTATGCCATTTTGCTGAGTGACAACTCAGGCTTGTTCGACGTAAAAGAAAAAGGAGAAAACGCGGCCCGTGTAACGACCCTGATGAGCTTCGGCACATCCTACGTCAAAAACAATGAGATGGCCGATGTCGACAAAGCGCGTTTTCAATTGGACATGGGCGAAATGTTTTATGCGAACGCCAAATTCTCGATCGCCGAAAAACGCTTTGCTTCCGCCAAGACCATCTATGAACAAGGCAGCCTCACCGACGACTTGGGCTACCTGAAGACACTCTCCAACCAAGGCCTGCTCTACGCCACCATGGGCCGCTTCACCCAGGCCGAAGACTTCACGAAAGACGCCCTCGAAAAACGCAAAGCCAAGTTTGGCGACAACAACATGAGCGTGGCCGCATCGCTGAACAACTATGCGGTGTTGAAATACAACCTGGCCCGCTATAACGAATCGGAAAAGGATTTTCAGTCGGCCGTCGGGATCATGAAAGGGAAAGCGCTCACGGCCGTCATGCCCTATGCCATCGTGTTGAACAACGAGGCGATGTTGTTCCAGGCGGTGGGGCGATACCCGGAAGCGGAGGCGGTGTTGAAGGAAGCGATTGCCATAGCGGAGAAGTTGCAGAGCAGCAAATCCAAAAATCACCTAAAGTTCTTGTCTAACCTCGCGTTGCTTTATCGACAGATGGGTAAATATCCGGAGGCCGAGGCCATCTACGCCGGCATGGAAAAGCGTCTTGGCAAAAACAATCCCGACTATGCCAGCATGCTGAACAACCAGGCGGCGCTCTACATGGTGATGGGCAAGGAAGATAAGGTGGAGGATCTTTTGAAGAAATCGGCGGCGATCTATAAATCCAGTTTCGGTGAAGAGAACCCTGCCTATGCCAAGGCCACGAGCGACCTGGGTAACTTTTATCGGTACAAGGCGCGCTACACCGATGCCGAGCCCCTGTTGGAAAAAGCGTTGACCATTCGGGAAACAACGCTGGGAAAAACCCATCCCCTGTATGTGCAATCGCAAGAAGACCTGGCCATCCTGGCGTGGAAGAAGAAAGCATGGGACCGCGCTTTTATGACCTATCGGGACGTGATGGATAAATCGCTGGACTTTGTGAACAACTATTTTCCGCCGATGAGCGAAGCGGAGAAGACCAAGTATTGGGATGTGCTCTCGCCGCGGTTTCAACGGTTCTATAATTTCGCCACCGAGGCCAGCGTGGAAAACCCGGCCGTGGTGCAAGATCTGTACGACTACCAGATTGCTACAAAAGCCCTGCTGTTGAACTCCACCAACAAAGTGAAGCAATCGATACTCTCCAGCAAAGACGCGGCCTTGATCAAAGACTACCTGACCTGGCTTGACCAAAAAGAGACGCTTGCCCGCCTGTATGCCTACAGCAAGGAGGAGCTGAGTTTGCAGAAAATAAACCTCGACTCCATGCAACGCGCGACCAACGCGATGGAGAAAAAATTGTCGGAACGCTCGGCCGAATTCTCTGCCGGTTACTCCGCACAAAAGATGAGCTACAAACAAATCAAGAACCTGCTCACCGACGCCGAGGCCGTGGTGGAGATCATCCGCGTTCAAAAATATGACCAGGCGTTTACGCCCGATTCCAAATACCTGGCGCTGGTGCTGACCAAAACCTCCGAGATGCCCAACCTGGTCGTACTCGACAATGGCCAGCAATTGGACACGCGCTACGCCAAATTTTATCGGAATGCCATCCAACAACACGCTGCCGACGAGTATTCCTACGATCAATACTGGGCACGCATAGAGCCAGCGTTGACGGGCAAGAAGATGATCTATATTTCTCCCGACGGCAGCTACAATCAGCTTAACCTGAACACGATGAAGAAGCCGGACGGCGACTACGTGATCAACCGTTACGACCTGGTGATTGTGGGCAACTCCAAAGACCTGATCGCCCTGAAAGCCCGTAAGCAAAAAACGATAAAGAAGAACGCGACACTGCTGGGCTTTCCCGACTATGGCGGAACATCTATCGCTGCCCTGCCCGGCACAAAAGTGGAGATCGATGGCATCACCAAGATTTTGAAAACCAACACCTGGCAGATAAAAACATTCACCCAAAAGACCGCCACCGAGGCCAACCTCAAATCCATCAAAGGCCCCGCGCTGATGCACATCGCCACGCACGGCTATTTTCTCCAGGACGTGGAGAGCAGCGGCTCTGCCTTTGGCGTGAACCTGGAGAACGCCAACAACAACCCGCTGCTGCGCTCAGGACTGATGCTGGCCGGTGCGGCGTCCACCGTCAGCGGTACGCGCATGCCCAACCTGGAAAGCAACGACAACGGCATCCTCACGGCCTACGAAGCCATGAACCTGAATCTGGAGGGCACGGACCTTGTTGTGTTGAGTGCTTGCGAAACGGGATTAGGTGATGTGAAGAGCGGTGAAGGTGTTTATGGTTTGCAACGAGCCTTTCTTGTGGCGGGAGCGGATGCGCTTATTATGAGTTTGTGGAAAGTGGATGATGCGGCGACGCAGCAGTTGATGACAAATTTTTATACGAATTGGATTAAACTAGGTAATAAGCAAAAAGCATTTAAGCAAGCGCAATTGCAGTTGATGACAAAGTATAAGGAGCCTTATTATTGGGGAGCGTTTGTGATGATGGGGTTGTAG
- a CDS encoding TPM domain-containing protein: MRALHFIIACALFAGMIACGSKEATIENRIFDEAHVISDVQKDSLINAIRLIETKIGPRLAIMTVENLNGEKVEALSAKAAKDHGFDASKDVFFFVATTGHAAHIVTGSEVEKVLDDPLRVHLIWDMAPKFNKQNYGSGLVDGVEKLKAVFIVNKGALAK, translated from the coding sequence ATGAGAGCCCTTCATTTTATTATTGCCTGTGCCCTGTTTGCCGGCATGATTGCCTGCGGAAGTAAAGAAGCCACGATCGAGAACCGCATCTTCGATGAAGCCCATGTTATTTCCGATGTGCAAAAAGACAGTCTCATCAACGCGATCCGCCTGATCGAAACTAAGATCGGCCCTCGCCTTGCCATCATGACGGTAGAGAACCTGAACGGGGAAAAAGTAGAAGCCCTTTCTGCAAAGGCGGCCAAAGACCACGGGTTCGACGCCTCCAAAGATGTTTTCTTTTTCGTGGCCACCACCGGCCACGCCGCGCACATCGTCACCGGCAGTGAGGTAGAGAAGGTCCTCGACGACCCGCTGCGCGTGCACCTGATCTGGGACATGGCACCAAAATTCAACAAGCAAAACTATGGCTCCGGCCTGGTGGATGGTGTGGAGAAATTGAAGGCGGTGTTTATTGTGAATAAGGGTGCGCTCGCGAAGTAG
- a CDS encoding ThuA domain-containing protein codes for MNFSHFKVVLCLLLLVSGSREALAQFPRFKVLAFYSNKVERDHVDFARDAIRFFKDLTSGNGFVFDTTSNMSDLNDQKLRDYSVVMMLNDFPHNQEQRNAFTRYMENGGGWFGFHVAAYNDKDTHWPWFVQFLGGAVFYTNSWPPMPAKLVIEDHTHPITKGLPESYIAPTNEWYQWKPSPRENKDVKILASLSADNYPLGLKDIIHDGDTPVMWTNTKYRMVYMNIGHGSKIFMDATQNRIIVAGLRYVVATDKKGNVFKD; via the coding sequence ATGAATTTTTCCCATTTCAAAGTTGTGCTTTGCCTGTTGCTGCTCGTGAGCGGTAGTCGCGAGGCCTTGGCGCAATTCCCGCGTTTTAAGGTGCTTGCTTTCTACTCCAACAAAGTTGAACGCGACCACGTAGACTTCGCTCGCGACGCCATCCGGTTCTTCAAAGATCTCACGTCAGGTAACGGCTTCGTGTTCGACACCACCAGCAACATGAGCGACCTCAACGACCAGAAGCTGAGAGACTATTCCGTGGTGATGATGCTGAACGATTTCCCCCACAACCAGGAACAGCGCAACGCCTTTACGCGCTACATGGAAAACGGTGGCGGCTGGTTTGGTTTTCACGTGGCCGCCTACAACGATAAGGATACACATTGGCCTTGGTTTGTACAGTTCCTCGGAGGGGCCGTGTTCTATACCAACAGTTGGCCTCCCATGCCCGCCAAACTGGTGATCGAAGACCACACGCACCCCATCACCAAAGGGCTCCCCGAATCCTATATTGCACCGACCAACGAGTGGTACCAGTGGAAGCCCAGTCCCCGGGAGAATAAAGATGTGAAGATCCTTGCTTCGCTCTCTGCCGACAACTATCCCCTGGGCTTGAAAGACATCATCCACGACGGCGACACGCCCGTGATGTGGACCAACACGAAATACCGCATGGTCTACATGAACATCGGCCACGGCAGCAAGATCTTCATGGACGCTACGCAAAACCGGATCATCGTTGCCGGCTTGCGCTACGTGGTGGCCACGGATAAAAAAGGAAACGTATTCAAAGACTAA
- a CDS encoding aldo/keto reductase, which translates to MKRKTLGTSTVTVTPIAFGAWAIGGWMWGGAEDAAALRALKASFDAGITTIDTAPIYGFGKSEELVGKAMAGIARDKYEILTKYGMNWKTNQGEFYFDTTDNNGKPTKVYKYSSKAAVISECEDSLRRLKTDYIDLYQIHWADTTTPISETMEAVATLIQQGKVRAAGVCNYSAAQVNEALKTVNIVSNQVPYSLVNRGIEKDLVPQAIQKKLSIIPYSPLQRGLLTGKIKPGHVFGPGDTRENNKFYKDENIARVNAMLETLKPIAEKHKATLTQLIINWTTRQPAMDCVLVGARDEKQVTDNVRALDFVLSDEELTAIVKAVNALALVD; encoded by the coding sequence ATGAAACGCAAAACCCTCGGAACCTCTACTGTAACCGTAACACCCATAGCCTTTGGTGCCTGGGCCATAGGCGGATGGATGTGGGGCGGAGCCGAAGACGCCGCAGCCTTGCGCGCCCTCAAGGCTTCATTCGACGCCGGCATCACCACCATTGACACGGCGCCCATCTATGGTTTTGGCAAAAGCGAAGAACTGGTAGGCAAGGCCATGGCAGGCATCGCCCGTGACAAATACGAGATCCTCACCAAGTATGGCATGAATTGGAAGACTAACCAGGGCGAGTTTTATTTCGATACTACCGACAACAACGGCAAGCCTACGAAAGTGTACAAGTACTCCTCCAAGGCCGCCGTCATCAGCGAGTGCGAAGACAGCTTGCGGCGTTTAAAAACGGATTATATAGATCTGTATCAAATCCATTGGGCCGACACTACCACACCCATATCCGAAACGATGGAAGCCGTGGCTACGCTCATCCAACAAGGAAAAGTGCGCGCCGCGGGCGTGTGTAACTATTCTGCTGCCCAAGTGAACGAAGCCTTGAAAACGGTGAACATCGTTTCCAACCAGGTGCCCTATAGCCTGGTGAACCGCGGCATCGAGAAGGACCTGGTGCCGCAAGCCATACAAAAAAAGTTGAGCATCATTCCCTACAGCCCGTTGCAACGCGGCTTGCTCACCGGCAAGATCAAACCCGGTCATGTCTTTGGTCCGGGCGATACGCGTGAGAATAACAAGTTCTACAAAGATGAAAACATCGCCCGTGTTAACGCGATGTTGGAGACCTTGAAACCTATCGCGGAAAAACACAAAGCCACACTCACGCAACTCATCATCAACTGGACAACACGACAACCCGCGATGGATTGCGTGCTCGTGGGAGCCCGTGATGAGAAACAAGTGACGGACAATGTCAGGGCGCTGGATTTTGTGTTGAGCGATGAAGAATTAACTGCGATTGTAAAAGCAGTGAATGCGCTGGCCTTAGTGGATTAA
- a CDS encoding LOG family protein, with product MSPSKIIIGVLGPGENATPDENIMAFDLGKAIAKQGWITLTGGRSFGIMDAALKGATEGGGLTIGILPGENEKGSSDHAQIKIVTSMGSGRNYISVLSCHVMVVLGMAAGTASEVALALKSKKKIILLNQDEITIRFFKNIGSYNVLVSKDVPETIQHIKEYMAMNKVM from the coding sequence ATGTCTCCCTCAAAAATAATTATCGGTGTTCTGGGTCCTGGCGAGAATGCCACGCCCGACGAAAATATCATGGCCTTCGACCTGGGCAAAGCCATTGCCAAACAAGGATGGATCACGCTCACGGGTGGCCGGAGCTTTGGCATTATGGATGCCGCGCTAAAAGGCGCCACAGAAGGCGGCGGACTCACGATTGGCATCCTGCCCGGTGAAAACGAGAAAGGCTCTTCCGATCATGCACAAATAAAGATCGTCACCAGCATGGGCAGCGGCCGCAACTACATCAGTGTGTTGTCGTGCCACGTCATGGTGGTGTTGGGTATGGCCGCAGGTACGGCTTCGGAAGTAGCGCTGGCGTTGAAGTCGAAGAAAAAAATTATTCTGCTGAACCAGGATGAGATCACGATCCGTTTTTTCAAAAATATTGGCAGCTATAACGTGCTGGTCAGCAAAGACGTGCCGGAGACCATTCAGCACATCAAGGAATACATGGCGATGAATAAAGTGATGTAG